The following are encoded together in the Nitrospira sp. genome:
- a CDS encoding SDR family oxidoreductase yields MSRGNDRAVVITGASTGIGAACALHLDRLGFIIFAGVRKPEDGAILQQSSSERLIPILVDVTDQPSIQRSLAIVSERCGSSGLYGLVNNAGIAVPAPLEGIPIPDLRRQLEVNVIGQVAVTQAFLPLIRQARGRIVNMGSIAGRSTIPLMGAYSASKFALEAITDALRLEVQPWGIQVSIIEPGAITTPIWMKSAGDAAGREASMEAELKRLYEPTVAAVRKVVDEAAKRAIPADVVAKAVEGALTAPVPKTRYLVGTDAKIRAFIGQILPDRIMDWVLTTVLKLPH; encoded by the coding sequence ATGTCGAGAGGAAATGATCGTGCAGTTGTTATCACAGGAGCGTCGACGGGCATTGGGGCGGCCTGTGCGCTCCATCTTGATCGATTGGGGTTTATCATCTTTGCCGGAGTACGGAAGCCGGAAGACGGAGCGATCCTTCAACAGTCCAGCTCAGAGCGGCTTATTCCGATTCTAGTCGATGTGACCGATCAACCCTCTATTCAACGCTCTCTTGCGATTGTGTCAGAGCGATGTGGATCGAGCGGGTTGTATGGGCTTGTGAACAATGCCGGGATTGCGGTGCCGGCGCCGCTGGAGGGGATCCCGATTCCCGATCTTCGGCGTCAACTTGAAGTGAATGTGATTGGCCAGGTCGCCGTCACGCAAGCGTTTCTGCCGCTGATCCGCCAAGCACGAGGCCGTATCGTGAACATGGGCTCAATCGCGGGACGTTCCACAATTCCGTTAATGGGAGCGTACTCGGCGTCGAAATTTGCATTGGAGGCGATTACGGATGCCTTGAGACTGGAGGTTCAGCCGTGGGGCATCCAGGTGTCAATTATCGAACCTGGTGCGATCACAACTCCGATCTGGATGAAGTCTGCCGGCGATGCCGCCGGGCGAGAGGCGAGTATGGAGGCGGAGTTGAAAAGACTCTATGAGCCGACGGTGGCGGCAGTGCGAAAGGTGGTGGATGAGGCAGCGAAGCGAGCCATTCCAGCGGACGTTGTCGCGAAGGCGGTTGAAGGCGCCCTAACGGCTCCAGTGCCCAAGACCCGCTATTTGGTCGGCACGGATGCCAAGATCCGTGCGTTCATCGGGCAGATTCTTCCAGACCGGATCATGGACTGGGTTCTCACAACGGTGCTTAAATTGCCTCACTGA
- a CDS encoding chlorite dismutase family protein has protein sequence MSTPETPPSTPAPRRQFVNFAFYKVDPAWRRLPEDVRTQGKQEFLRAVEDFNGKVLVVPYSTVGIRGDCDFMLWRISYDLDLFQDMSAKMLASGLGQYLSTPYSYLAMTKRSIYVDNHSHAGQEGKRLTVVPGKSKYIFVYPFLKTREWFLLTKAARQGMMDEHIEVGHRFPSVKLNTTYSFGLDDQEWVVAFESDKPEDFLDLVMALRETEGSRYTLRDTPIFTCVRRSLKETLDTLGG, from the coding sequence ATGTCGACTCCGGAGACCCCCCCTTCCACGCCGGCACCTCGGCGCCAGTTTGTCAATTTCGCATTCTACAAAGTAGACCCGGCGTGGCGACGTCTCCCAGAAGATGTGCGCACCCAGGGCAAACAAGAGTTCTTGCGGGCTGTCGAAGATTTTAACGGCAAAGTGCTGGTCGTCCCCTATTCCACGGTCGGCATCCGAGGGGACTGCGACTTTATGCTGTGGCGCATCAGCTACGATCTCGATCTGTTTCAGGATATGAGCGCCAAGATGCTGGCCTCAGGTCTTGGACAGTACCTCTCGACGCCCTATTCGTATTTGGCCATGACCAAGCGGTCCATCTATGTCGACAACCACTCCCATGCAGGACAGGAAGGCAAGCGGCTCACGGTCGTGCCAGGAAAGAGCAAGTACATCTTTGTGTATCCCTTTCTCAAAACACGGGAGTGGTTCCTTCTGACCAAGGCCGCTCGCCAAGGCATGATGGACGAGCATATCGAAGTAGGGCATCGGTTTCCCTCAGTGAAATTGAATACCACCTATTCGTTTGGGTTAGATGATCAGGAATGGGTTGTCGCGTTTGAAAGCGACAAGCCGGAGGATTTTCTTGACCTGGTGATGGCCCTACGGGAGACGGAAGGGTCGCGATATACCTTGCGAGACACCCCGATCTTCACCTGTGTCCGCAGAAGTCTGAAGGAAACGCTCGATACGCTTGGCGGCTAA
- a CDS encoding ankyrin repeat domain-containing protein has product MISRRISLCALCTLLPLLLAMRSVDETLLMAAMNGQLPQIKKLVEEGADVRTANAQGTTALHAAAWNGHREIVSFLLRKAAPVNHVTSDGATPLYIAAQNGHPEVAALLLNNGASTNLATTTGVTPLFIAAQNGYRDIVALLLRHKADANQAAEDGVTPLFIAAQRGQYPVVELLLQHGTSANLTLADGSTPLFVAAQNGHVPTVSLLLEKGAKVNQAMTDGATPLLVAAQNGHRAVVELLLENGASMNQAVQNGVTPLHVAAQNGHREIVALLLKKKATINQQARNRATPLFLAVQNNHRDVAALLLEKGALVNQSTPDGATPLHIATAAGYREMAALLLKKGAAINAQTADGKTPLHLGAYHGNREIVSLLLKHGGNKQAKTQSGERPLDLARQQGHRTLFALLKL; this is encoded by the coding sequence ATGATCTCGCGACGAATATCACTCTGCGCCCTCTGTACCCTGCTGCCGCTACTCCTCGCCATGCGATCAGTGGACGAAACACTGCTGATGGCCGCTATGAATGGACAGCTCCCCCAGATCAAGAAGCTCGTGGAGGAAGGAGCGGACGTCCGGACGGCCAATGCGCAGGGGACGACCGCCCTGCATGCGGCAGCCTGGAACGGGCATCGCGAGATCGTCTCCTTCTTGTTGCGGAAAGCCGCGCCGGTGAATCACGTGACCAGCGACGGAGCAACCCCGCTCTACATTGCAGCACAGAATGGTCATCCGGAAGTGGCTGCCCTCTTGCTCAATAACGGGGCATCGACGAATCTCGCGACGACGACCGGTGTGACACCGCTCTTCATCGCCGCACAGAACGGCTATCGCGATATTGTGGCCCTCTTGCTCCGACATAAAGCCGACGCAAATCAAGCAGCGGAAGACGGGGTGACGCCACTCTTCATCGCAGCCCAACGAGGCCAGTATCCGGTCGTGGAGCTGTTGCTGCAACATGGAACCAGCGCGAATCTGACCTTGGCTGACGGCTCGACGCCGTTGTTCGTCGCAGCCCAGAATGGTCATGTACCGACCGTCTCTCTCCTCCTGGAAAAAGGTGCGAAGGTCAATCAAGCCATGACGGATGGTGCGACGCCGCTGCTTGTCGCAGCACAAAACGGACATCGCGCCGTTGTGGAGCTCTTGCTCGAGAATGGCGCGAGTATGAACCAAGCAGTCCAGAACGGGGTGACCCCACTCCATGTTGCCGCGCAGAACGGCCATCGGGAGATTGTCGCGTTACTGCTGAAAAAGAAGGCGACCATTAATCAACAAGCGAGGAACCGTGCAACGCCGCTTTTCCTCGCCGTACAAAACAACCATCGGGATGTTGCGGCCCTCCTCTTAGAAAAAGGCGCCTTGGTCAACCAATCAACGCCTGATGGGGCCACTCCCCTCCACATCGCCACCGCAGCAGGGTATCGCGAGATGGCCGCCCTCCTCTTAAAAAAAGGGGCGGCGATCAACGCTCAGACTGCGGACGGGAAGACCCCCTTGCATCTGGGTGCCTATCATGGCAATCGAGAGATCGTGTCGCTCCTGCTCAAACACGGAGGGAACAAACAGGCCAAAACACAATCGGGTGAACGTCCACTCGACCTCGCTCGTCAACAGGGCCACCGTACGCTCTTTGCTCTCCTGAAACTGTAG
- the thpR gene encoding RNA 2',3'-cyclic phosphodiesterase — protein sequence MIRAFLAVELSEGLRRQIATVQQDLQSRLGDASSKAVRIAWVQPSSIHLTMRFLGDTDEQLLEPMREALATVRRSHPTIQISIDRLQAFPSLRQPRVLWVGPSEQWIKSDAAKQLTALHREIESCCRSFGFVTEDKPFTPHLTVARIKAGEREIGQRLAQSGACDRALSVGVITVGPLVLMKSKLRPTGPVYTKLWEVA from the coding sequence ATGATTCGTGCCTTTCTTGCTGTCGAACTGAGTGAGGGGCTCCGTCGGCAGATCGCAACGGTTCAGCAAGACTTGCAATCACGGCTCGGCGACGCGTCGTCCAAAGCAGTTCGGATCGCTTGGGTGCAGCCGTCATCCATTCATCTCACCATGCGGTTTCTCGGCGATACGGATGAACAACTGCTTGAACCGATGCGCGAAGCCTTGGCGACCGTCAGGCGATCCCATCCAACTATCCAGATCTCCATCGATCGGCTTCAGGCGTTCCCCAGTCTTCGGCAACCGCGGGTGCTGTGGGTCGGCCCATCTGAACAATGGATTAAGAGCGACGCAGCCAAGCAATTGACGGCGTTGCATCGGGAGATCGAATCCTGTTGCCGGTCCTTTGGATTTGTGACGGAGGACAAACCCTTTACGCCACATCTGACTGTCGCACGGATCAAGGCCGGCGAGCGCGAGATCGGGCAGCGACTCGCGCAGAGCGGCGCATGTGATCGCGCACTCTCTGTCGGTGTCATCACCGTTGGGCCGCTGGTGTTGATGAAAAGCAAACTGCGTCCGACCGGACCTGTCTATACGAAACTCTGGGAAGTGGCGTGA
- a CDS encoding competence/damage-inducible protein A: MIKVSPYSAETIAVGSELLVGGRSDSNSLFITECLAGIGIEVRFKAIVGDQESDIAAVLNTACRRAGLVIMTGGLGPTVDDCTREAVAALTGRRLVRRKEAFEGMKARLAEWGRTPTRAQLRQALVPTGATVLPNPVGSAPGFTLTWRGAQIVVLPGVPGEMRTMMEQSVIPLVLAQLKRSKGLRLQPVMRMIFHTWGLPEAEVDAKLQGLIPKRGPVALGLLASPNGVLVSLTTKAAGFKKGDRLPLLVQEVRQRLREWIYAEGHDTMEEVVGRLLVEQQRTIAVAESCTGGLISHRLTQVPGASVYVDRGAICYSNQAKTEMLGVPASLITQYGAVSREVAQAMATGMRERAGVSVALSVTGIAGPGGATETKPVGLVYIGLDGGPGETRTKECRFHGDRSVIKQRAAQAALDLLRRWLLEKVQP, from the coding sequence ATGATAAAGGTCTCTCCTTATTCCGCCGAGACGATTGCCGTTGGCTCAGAGCTCCTCGTGGGGGGGCGGTCCGACAGTAATTCCTTGTTCATCACCGAATGCCTGGCCGGGATCGGCATCGAAGTTCGCTTCAAGGCGATTGTCGGAGATCAGGAATCGGACATTGCCGCGGTGCTGAACACGGCTTGCCGCCGAGCTGGTCTTGTCATCATGACGGGAGGGTTGGGCCCTACGGTTGATGATTGCACCAGGGAGGCTGTGGCGGCATTGACCGGTCGTCGACTTGTTCGCCGGAAAGAGGCATTCGAAGGGATGAAGGCCAGACTGGCTGAATGGGGGCGGACGCCGACTCGCGCGCAACTCCGGCAGGCGCTCGTTCCGACTGGTGCGACAGTGCTGCCCAATCCCGTCGGCTCGGCGCCTGGTTTTACGCTGACGTGGCGAGGCGCGCAGATCGTGGTGTTGCCCGGTGTTCCGGGCGAGATGCGTACCATGATGGAACAGTCGGTGATCCCTCTCGTACTTGCTCAACTTAAACGGTCGAAGGGCCTTCGTCTACAACCGGTGATGCGGATGATCTTTCATACGTGGGGGTTGCCGGAAGCGGAGGTCGATGCCAAGCTACAAGGACTGATTCCAAAGCGAGGACCGGTTGCGTTGGGTTTGCTTGCGTCGCCAAACGGTGTGCTGGTGTCGCTCACGACGAAAGCTGCTGGTTTCAAGAAGGGAGATAGACTTCCATTATTGGTCCAAGAGGTGCGTCAGCGATTACGTGAGTGGATCTATGCGGAAGGGCACGACACCATGGAAGAGGTGGTCGGTCGATTATTGGTCGAACAACAACGTACGATTGCGGTCGCAGAATCCTGTACGGGCGGATTGATCAGCCATCGACTCACCCAAGTGCCGGGAGCGTCTGTCTATGTCGATCGCGGAGCGATCTGTTATAGCAACCAAGCCAAAACAGAAATGCTTGGGGTCCCTGCGAGCCTCATCACACAATATGGAGCCGTCAGTCGTGAAGTGGCGCAAGCCATGGCGACGGGGATGCGTGAACGTGCAGGGGTGTCGGTAGCCTTGTCGGTCACAGGGATTGCAGGGCCGGGTGGGGCGACTGAAACAAAACCAGTCGGCCTGGTCTACATCGGACTCGACGGAGGCCCCGGTGAGACCAGGACCAAGGAGTGTCGCTTCCACGGGGACCGCTCGGTGATTAAACAACGCGCCGCTCAGGCCGCGCTCGATCTGCTTCGTCGATGGTTACTTGAAAAGGTCCAGCCATGA
- a CDS encoding RecX family transcriptional regulator: protein MREARKSGRIGDGRKEQARPRATPTSLDEVIRLAVRFLASRDRTVAQVERFLLSRGIASSFIEPTICRLTDLRYLDDLAYAQRWVERRLATKPMGQERLKAELQAKGISDGLADGVLTEIFRAHGEEVFVSRAMQALSRQGKRLAPVHIARFLHQRGFSDEVIDRMMTEFKRNEDVVHEGE, encoded by the coding sequence TTGCGCGAAGCGAGGAAAAGCGGGCGCATCGGTGACGGGCGGAAGGAACAGGCTCGCCCGCGTGCCACACCCACAAGCCTGGATGAGGTGATCCGGCTCGCGGTTCGTTTTTTAGCGTCGCGAGATCGGACCGTTGCTCAGGTCGAACGGTTTCTTCTCTCACGAGGGATTGCCTCTTCCTTTATTGAACCGACGATTTGCCGCTTGACAGACCTCCGGTACCTCGACGATCTTGCCTATGCTCAGCGATGGGTGGAACGGCGTTTGGCTACCAAGCCGATGGGCCAGGAGCGGCTGAAAGCAGAATTGCAGGCCAAGGGAATTTCGGATGGCTTGGCCGACGGGGTTCTCACGGAGATCTTTCGTGCTCATGGCGAGGAGGTGTTCGTGAGTCGTGCGATGCAGGCCCTATCTCGTCAGGGGAAGCGGCTGGCCCCGGTTCACATCGCGCGGTTCCTCCATCAGCGGGGTTTCAGCGACGAGGTGATCGATCGTATGATGACGGAATTCAAGAGAAATGAGGACGTTGTCCATGAAGGAGAATAG
- a CDS encoding ankyrin repeat domain-containing protein: MTSDTLNWKRAFRSLALLFISGCGTSPEEHLRRAAAEGNLLRVVTFLEQGTSIQAADARGITPLHLAAKHGQRNVAALLLDRGAAVNPESQDGVTPLSIAVQEGRQDLVALLLAKGTQVHEQVQIGGATLLHVAAYRGDLEIVSLLLQHGADKQARMTSGERPVDLAQQQGHTALIPLLEP; this comes from the coding sequence ATGACGTCGGATACACTGAATTGGAAACGAGCCTTCAGGTCTCTCGCACTCCTGTTCATCAGCGGCTGTGGCACGTCACCGGAAGAGCACCTACGCCGAGCCGCAGCGGAAGGGAATCTGCTCCGAGTGGTGACCTTCCTTGAGCAGGGAACCAGCATCCAAGCAGCTGATGCGCGCGGGATCACCCCGCTCCACCTCGCCGCTAAGCATGGGCAGAGAAATGTGGCGGCGCTTCTGCTTGACCGAGGCGCAGCCGTGAACCCCGAAAGCCAGGACGGCGTCACACCGCTTTCCATCGCGGTTCAAGAGGGACGGCAAGACCTGGTGGCGTTGCTCTTAGCGAAAGGCACACAGGTGCATGAACAGGTGCAGATCGGCGGCGCGACGCTCTTGCACGTCGCAGCCTATCGAGGCGATCTGGAGATCGTCAGCCTCCTCCTCCAACATGGCGCAGATAAACAGGCCCGAATGACTTCCGGAGAACGCCCGGTAGACTTGGCTCAGCAGCAAGGCCACACAGCGCTGATCCCACTGCTTGAGCCATGA
- the recA gene encoding recombinase RecA, with translation MSEKDDKKRALDLALSQIEKQYGKGAIMKLGAEEKVDVPAISTGSLGLDIALGVGGLPRGRVIEIFGPEASGKTTMTLHCIAEVQKVGGVAAFIDAEHALDLTYAKKLGVQADDLLVSQPDTGEQALEIAETLVRSGAIDLIVIDSVAALTPRAEIEGEMGDAHMGLQARLMSQALRKLTGAISKSLTTVIFINQIRMKLGVMFGNPETTTGGNALKFYSSVRLDIRRVESIKEGQDVMGSRVRVKVVKNKMAPPFRQAEFDIMFAEGISKTGELVDMGVDKKIIEKSGAWYSYKGERIGQGRDAAREFLKNNVAAAREVEQKLREAAGVPARGEKKAETKAETKEDKPVARSEEKRAHR, from the coding sequence ATGTCCGAAAAAGACGACAAGAAGCGCGCATTGGACTTGGCCTTGTCCCAGATCGAGAAGCAGTATGGGAAAGGGGCCATCATGAAGCTGGGCGCCGAGGAGAAGGTCGATGTTCCGGCCATTTCGACCGGTTCGCTCGGTCTTGACATTGCCCTTGGAGTCGGCGGGCTTCCGCGCGGACGGGTAATTGAGATCTTCGGCCCGGAGGCTTCGGGGAAGACCACCATGACGCTGCACTGTATTGCCGAGGTGCAGAAGGTAGGAGGTGTCGCGGCCTTTATCGATGCCGAACATGCTTTGGACCTGACCTATGCCAAGAAGTTGGGCGTGCAAGCCGATGATCTCCTCGTGTCACAGCCAGATACAGGTGAGCAGGCCTTGGAGATCGCCGAAACGTTGGTACGTAGCGGGGCGATCGATCTGATCGTCATCGACTCGGTGGCGGCCTTGACGCCACGTGCTGAGATCGAAGGCGAGATGGGCGATGCCCACATGGGACTCCAGGCGCGACTGATGTCGCAGGCCTTGAGAAAGCTCACCGGTGCGATCTCGAAATCGTTGACGACGGTCATCTTTATCAATCAAATTCGCATGAAGCTCGGTGTGATGTTCGGCAATCCAGAGACCACGACCGGCGGGAATGCGCTCAAGTTTTATTCCTCCGTCCGCTTGGATATTCGACGGGTTGAGTCCATCAAGGAAGGTCAGGATGTGATGGGGAGCCGGGTTCGCGTGAAGGTGGTGAAGAACAAGATGGCGCCGCCGTTTCGCCAGGCGGAGTTCGACATCATGTTCGCCGAGGGGATTTCCAAAACCGGCGAGCTCGTGGATATGGGGGTCGACAAAAAGATCATTGAAAAGTCCGGTGCCTGGTATTCCTATAAAGGTGAACGGATCGGTCAGGGACGCGACGCGGCTCGAGAGTTTCTCAAGAACAACGTCGCCGCCGCTCGCGAAGTTGAACAAAAACTGCGGGAGGCAGCCGGTGTTCCCGCACGTGGTGAGAAGAAGGCTGAGACTAAAGCTGAGACTAAAGAGGACAAGCCGGTTGCGCGAAGCGAGGAAAAGCGGGCGCATCGGTGA
- a CDS encoding alkene reductase has product MPTLFTPLQVGEILLPNRIIMAPLTRARAGATHIPNDMMVDYYSQRASSGLMMTECTMVDAHACAFMGEGGIYSPAHVAGWKRVTEAVHAKGGRIFMQIWHPGRAAHSLLNDGEQPVSSSAQAIRNEMTHTPQGDKPYEIPRALRIEEIPRYVEMFRLAAENAKQAGFDGVQIHGAHGYLIDNFLRDGVNVRRDAYGGSVPNRARFLLEVTDAAISVWGVGRVAVRISPLVPFNDMHESQPEALVTYVAQELNGRKIAFLEIRHENHGLPAEEAILQVARRHFQGALMSNGSYTRESGESTVVRGAADAIVYGRPYIANPDLVERFAKEAPLNEVNFDRLYGGGADGYSDYPTSVG; this is encoded by the coding sequence ATGCCGACACTGTTTACCCCGCTCCAAGTTGGAGAGATCCTCCTACCCAACCGTATCATCATGGCGCCCCTCACCCGTGCACGGGCCGGCGCTACCCATATCCCCAACGACATGATGGTGGACTACTACTCCCAGCGCGCGTCAAGCGGTCTGATGATGACGGAATGTACGATGGTCGATGCCCACGCCTGTGCCTTCATGGGGGAAGGGGGTATTTACAGTCCGGCACACGTGGCCGGCTGGAAACGCGTGACGGAGGCGGTACATGCCAAGGGTGGCCGCATTTTTATGCAGATCTGGCATCCTGGCCGTGCGGCGCACTCGCTGTTGAACGATGGTGAACAGCCAGTCTCCAGCAGCGCCCAGGCGATCCGCAATGAGATGACCCATACCCCTCAGGGCGATAAGCCGTACGAGATCCCCCGCGCACTCCGTATCGAAGAGATCCCACGGTATGTGGAGATGTTTCGGCTCGCTGCCGAGAACGCCAAACAGGCCGGATTTGACGGGGTGCAAATCCATGGCGCCCACGGATATTTGATCGATAACTTTCTCCGCGACGGCGTGAACGTACGCAGGGATGCCTATGGCGGCTCAGTGCCCAACCGAGCCCGGTTTCTACTGGAGGTCACCGATGCCGCGATCAGCGTCTGGGGAGTTGGACGGGTCGCGGTGCGGATCTCACCTCTCGTCCCCTTTAACGACATGCACGAGAGCCAACCGGAAGCACTGGTCACCTATGTGGCGCAAGAACTGAACGGCCGCAAGATTGCCTTCCTTGAAATCCGGCATGAGAACCACGGGCTACCTGCGGAAGAAGCCATCTTGCAAGTGGCCCGACGACATTTCCAAGGGGCGCTCATGAGCAACGGAAGTTATACTCGTGAAAGCGGTGAATCGACGGTTGTACGAGGAGCCGCTGACGCCATTGTCTACGGCCGGCCGTACATCGCCAATCCGGATCTGGTCGAACGCTTTGCGAAGGAGGCCCCATTGAATGAGGTGAATTTTGATCGACTCTATGGAGGCGGAGCAGACGGCTACAGCGACTACCCAACATCGGTCGGATGA
- a CDS encoding cytochrome c maturation protein CcmE, which yields MTTTTISQSPLATSLTSVLFLFVLCVCALGLPSTSPALASGLVEIAELLAHPEQYDHQDVVVTGKVMNVQLATNRQGQPAYGFLLQDQAGTLKVVSLGQLEVREGDQVIVEGVFSRLRQVGRTIVYNEIKAISVKPMTRLNPDLVG from the coding sequence ATGACGACAACGACCATCAGCCAATCGCCGCTTGCAACCTCTCTGACATCTGTACTGTTCCTCTTCGTGCTGTGTGTGTGTGCACTTGGATTACCGAGCACCTCACCGGCTCTCGCAAGTGGTTTGGTTGAGATTGCGGAACTGTTGGCACATCCCGAGCAATACGACCATCAAGATGTCGTCGTCACCGGAAAGGTCATGAATGTCCAGCTGGCAACCAATCGCCAGGGACAACCGGCCTACGGATTCCTCCTCCAAGACCAAGCCGGTACCCTCAAGGTCGTGAGCCTCGGTCAGCTCGAGGTCCGGGAAGGTGATCAAGTCATCGTGGAAGGTGTCTTCAGTCGCCTCCGCCAAGTTGGTCGCACGATCGTCTATAATGAGATCAAGGCCATCTCCGTCAAACCGATGACACGCCTCAATCCAGATCTAGTCGGTTGA